CACGTTCTGGATGTGTACGAAGAGGCAGATATGAATACGCATGCATTGCCTGCTGCTGCCAAAATTGTAAAACATTCAGTAAAGAAAAACGATCCTGCAATTGCAGATTTTTCAGGAATATTAAAAGGTATTCCGAAAATCACCCTTCCGGAGATTGCAGTTTCTACTATTTGTGGCGTTAAATCCTTTCTCCATCTCCTCCAGCTGTACTAGTTGTAAAATTCTGTAAACCAAATCATTTTAACGGAAATTTTATAACCTAAACATTTAAAAATGTATTTTAAAACTGTAATAATTTGCATAGCTGCAACATTATTCGCTGTGTCATGCAGTAAAGACAAGGAGAAAAATAATAAAAGAGATAAAGAAGTTCCCGTACTGGAAATCAAAGAAAAAGATACACTGGTGAGCAACCAGTTTGTCACTGATATCCAGGCTAAAAAAAATGTTGAAATGCGTTCCAGAATCGGAGGCATTATACAGCATATTTATGTCAACGAGGGGCAGTTTGTGCATCAGGGACAGGCTTTATTCAAAATCAATGATGCGGAACTGCAGATGGAGCTTTTGAAGGCAAATGCCACATTAAAGCAGACTGAGGCAGACGTTCGTATTGCAGAAGTAGAATTGAAACAGATTCAGAGTCTTCATGCTAAAAAATTTGTTGCTAATAATGAACTTGAAATGGTGAAGGCCAAGTTGTCTTCCGCTAAAGCAAAACATGCTTTCGCCGATGCCGAAAAAATAACCGTTCTTCAGAAAATAAGCTTTACGAGAATCACAGCACCTTTTGATGGGGTAATTGACGTGATTCCTCATAAAGACGGAAGTTTGGTGGAAAATGGTACGCTATTGACCACACTTTCCCAATTGAACGAAGTGTATGCCTATTTCTCCATTCCTGAAAACTTATATTTTGAGCTTTTGGCCAATGATAAAATCGGAAGCCATCAGAAGATTGAACTGACGTTACCAAATGGAGTTAATTACCAGTTCAACGGAGCTTTGAAAACTGCTGAAGGAGAAATCGACAGAACTACTGGTTCCATTCGATATAAAGTGCTTTTCCCGAATCCTGACCGTCTGATCAAACACGGAACTTCCGGGAAACTTATTATTTCAGAACAGCAGAACAATGCGATTCTTATTCCACAGAAATCTACATTTTCCATTCAGGATAAAACCTATGTTTTTGTAGTGGATCAACAGAATAAAGTGAAAATGACCAATATTAAGATCGGAACTACCTTAAGAGATTCTTATATGGTAGAAAGCGGTCTTAAAAAAGGAGATTTAATCATTTATGAAGGGACTCAGTCTTTGAAAGACGGTGATATTATCAAAATCAAAAAGAAATATTAACCTTTCGTAATCTTTAAATCAATTGACTATGGTAGAAATGTTTATAAGACGAAAGGTCCTTTCGTTGGTTATTTCCATATTGTTTGTTTTACTGGGAATTATGGCTTTATTGAAGATGCCGATCACTCAGTTTCCTGATATTGTACCGCCTTCAGTAACGGTTACTGCAAAATATACAGGAGCAAATGCTGAAGTGTCTGCCAATGCGGTAGCCCTTCCTTTGGAACGTGCGATTAATGGAGTACCGGGAATGACTTATATGTCTACGGTGACTTCTAATGACGGTCTTACCCTTATTCAGGTTTTCTTTGAAGTGGGAACAGACCCGGATGTAGCGGCGGTAAACGTTCAGAATAGAGTAACGACAATTTTGGATGAACTTCCTGAAGAAGTAATCAGAGCCGGTGTAACTACTGAAAAAGAGGTGAACAGTATGCTGATGTACCTCAATATCACCAGTACAGATCCGAGCCAGGATGAGCAGTTCATCTATAACTTTACGGATATTAATGTTCTCCAGGAACTAAAACGTATTGATGGGGTAGGACGTGCTGAAATCATGGGACAGAAAGAATATTCCATGAGAGTGTGGCTGGATCCACAGAAAATGGCAGCTTACAGTATTTCGGCAGATGAAGTTATCACTTCTTTGCAAAAACAGAATATTTCCGCAGCACCCGGAAAAGTGGGTGAAACTTCTGGTAAAACCTCCAGCCAGCTTCAGTATGTCATCAAATATAAAGGAAAGTTTTTTGAGCCTAAACAATATGAAGAAGTCCCGATCAGATCTGATGTGGATGGAACTATTTTAAAGCTTAAGGATATTGCCAAAGTAGAGTTTGGTGCCATGAACTACGGAATGGTTTCCAAAACAGACGGAAGACCTTCTGCATCGATCATGATGAAGCAGCGCCCCGGTTCCAACGCCTCTGAAGTTATTGAAAGTGTAAAAGCAAAAATGGAAGAATTGAAAGTCACTTCTTTCCCTCCCGGAATGGAGTATAACATGGCTTATGATGTTTCCAGATTCCTTGACGCTTCTATCAGTGCGGTACTGACAACCCTTATCGAAGCCTTTATTCTGGTAGGAATTGTCGTATTTATATTCCTTCAGGACTGGCGTTCCACATTGATTCCTGTGCTGGCAGTTCCGGTAGCTTTGGTAGGAACATTTGCCTTCATGAATATGCTGGATTTCTCTGTCAATCTTTTGACATTGTTCGCACTGGTTCTTGCCATCGGGATTGTGGTGGATAATGCCATTGTCGTCGTTGAAGCCGTCCATGTGAAAATGGAAGAGGGGATGAATGCTATGGATGCCACCATTAGTGCCACCAAAGAAATTGCGGGAGCGGTAGTAGCGATTACGATTGTAATGTCTGCCGTATTTATTCCTGTAGCGTTTCTGGATGGTCCAGTAGGAGTATTTTACCGTCAGTTTTCATTAACATTGGCCATCAGTATTGTAATTTCCGGAGTGAATGCATTGACGCTTACGCCCGCACTTTGTGCGATTATTTTAAAGCCTCATAATCATCATAAAAAGAAAACCATCATCGACAGGGCTTTTCAAAGTTTTAATACAGGATTTGAAAGACTGACCAATGGCTATGTAGGTATTTTATCAAAATTTGCCACAAGAACTACCGTTACTTTCGGATTACTGTTTTTATTTGTTGGGCTTACTTTTGTGACCAGTAAATTTCTGCCGACAGGGTTTATTCCGATGGAAGACCAGGGAATGGTATATATAAGTGTTACAACTCCACAGGGAGCAACGGTAGAAAGAACAGAAAAAGTACTGGATGAAGTGACTGTTATTGCCAAAAAAATTAAAGGAGTAGAAAATGTAACCACACTTGCAGGATACAGTATCGTAACAGAAATTGCAGGTTCTTCTTACGGAATGGCAATGATTAACCTTAAAGACTGGAAAGAAAGAAATATTTCAGTAAATGATCTTATTGCAGAACTTTCAGACAAAACAAAAAGCATTGCAGATGCTCAGATTGAAATTTTTGCACCGCCGACTGTTCCCGGTTTCGGTAATACCAGTGGTTTTGAATTGCGTTTGCTCGACAGAACCGGAGGTACCATCGAAAATACAGATAAGATCACGAAGGACTTTGTTAAAAAATTAAACGAAGCGCCCGAGTTGCAGAACAACTTTACCAGCTTTGATGCTACTTTCCCGCAATACATGATCAATGTAGATTATGATATGGCAGCGAAGAAAGGAGTATCGGTAGACAACGCAATGTCTACATTACAAACCATGCTGGGATCATATTACGCCACGAATTTTATCCGGTTCAGCCAGATGTACAAGGTAATGGTACAGGCAAGTCCGGAACACAGAGATACCCCGGAAAGCATTCTGAATTTATATTTAAAAAATGATAAAGGCGAAATGGTTCCTTTCTCAACATTCATCACTATTGAGAAAGTATATGGACCTGAAGTTTTGACGAGATATAATATGTATATGTCTGCCATGATCAACGGAGAGCCTGCAGACGGTTACAGCTCCGGAGATGCCATTGAAGCTGTAGAACGGGTAGCCAAAGAGGTATTACCAAGAGGATTTGATATTGAGTGGTCAGGAATGACAAGAGAAGAGATCTTATCAGGAAACCAGACCGTTTACATCTTCGCAATATGCCTTTTGTTCGTGTATCTCTTACTGGCAGCACAATACGAAAGCTTTCTTCTTCCAATGCCCGTATTATTAAGCCTTCCGACAGGAATCTTCGGTTCTTACATCGCATTGGTATTGATGGGATTGGACAATAATATTTATGCACAGGTCGCATTAGTCATGCTGATCGGGCTTCTGGCCAAAAATGCCATTCTGATTGTAGAATTTGCGGTAGCAAGAAACAAACAGGGATTTGATATCATTCCGGCCGCTATTGAAGGGGCAAGGCAACGTCTGAGACCTATTCTGATGACCTCTTTTGCCTTCGTAGCGGGACTTATTCCTCTATGCATTGCATCAGGAGCAGGAGCTATTGGTAACCGCTCCATTGGTACCGCTGCAGCTGGAGGAATGTTGATCGGAACTATATTCGGACTGGTGGTGATTCCCGGACTGTATATATTCTTTGCAAAACTTGAAAATAAGAAGAAAGATGAAAAGATTAAATCATAGAAATATATTGTATGGAGTAGCATCACTTACTCTGGTTTCGTGCGCTGTTCCCAAAGTAACAGAGCTGAAAAAAGCTCAGGAATTGCCGGAAGAGATTATTAAAGCTGATAAAAATAAATCTCCTGATGAATTCCAGCAGATCAATCTCAAGGCTTATTTTACAGATCCGCAGCTGCTTGAACTTTTTGATAAAGTAGTTCAGGCTAATCCGGATTTTCAGATTGCCCAGCAGAGAGTGGAAATAGCCAACAGTTTCCTTCAAAGGTCAAAAATGGATTTGCTGCCTTCTCTTGAGGTAGGTGTTGAAGCTTCCGGTAACCGTTACGGCAAATATACCATGGAAGGAGTGGGAAATTATGATACCAATCTTTCACCCAATATTACGGAAAATCAGAAAATCAACAGAGATTTTACGCCTAATTACTGGTTGGGAGCAAGAAGCAGCTGGGAAATTGATGCCTGGGGAAAGCTAAAAAATAAGAAAATTGCTGCCCAGAAGAAATTTCTGGCTTCCACAGAAGGATTGAGATTGTTACAGGTAGAGCTTTTTACAGATATTGCCAATCTGTATTATCAGTTGGTAGCTTTGGACAATCGTCTTGCGATTTATCAGAAAAACTATAAGCTTCACCAAAGAGCTTTTGAAATTGTTCTGGCACAGCGTGAAGTAGGAAAAGCTACTGAATTGGCAGTTCAGCAGTTCAAAGCGCAGAATAACAACTGGCTGGCAGAGATTGAACATATAAGAGTGGAAATTGTTACTGTGGAACAGGCGATCACTACTTTGACTGGAAGTTATGGCGGAGAGGTAAAACGCGGGAAAATATTAATGCCTACCAATATGCAAGTATTAAATAAAACCATTAATGTAGAAAATGTGATCCATTCCAGGCCGGATGTGGCTGCAAATTATTATGTTTTGGAAGCTTCCCAGGCTGATGCAAAGGCTGCAAGGGCTGCTTTTTATCCCAAGATTGATTTGGGTGCCGGCTTCGGATTAAATTCTTTTTCCGTAGAAACATTTTTTAAACCAAGTTCACTGGCCGGACAGTTGCTGGGTGGGCTCATGGTTCCGGTTTTTAATAAAGGACAGCTGAA
The nucleotide sequence above comes from Chryseobacterium sp. 7. Encoded proteins:
- a CDS encoding efflux RND transporter periplasmic adaptor subunit; this translates as MYFKTVIICIAATLFAVSCSKDKEKNNKRDKEVPVLEIKEKDTLVSNQFVTDIQAKKNVEMRSRIGGIIQHIYVNEGQFVHQGQALFKINDAELQMELLKANATLKQTEADVRIAEVELKQIQSLHAKKFVANNELEMVKAKLSSAKAKHAFADAEKITVLQKISFTRITAPFDGVIDVIPHKDGSLVENGTLLTTLSQLNEVYAYFSIPENLYFELLANDKIGSHQKIELTLPNGVNYQFNGALKTAEGEIDRTTGSIRYKVLFPNPDRLIKHGTSGKLIISEQQNNAILIPQKSTFSIQDKTYVFVVDQQNKVKMTNIKIGTTLRDSYMVESGLKKGDLIIYEGTQSLKDGDIIKIKKKY
- a CDS encoding efflux RND transporter permease subunit, which produces MVEMFIRRKVLSLVISILFVLLGIMALLKMPITQFPDIVPPSVTVTAKYTGANAEVSANAVALPLERAINGVPGMTYMSTVTSNDGLTLIQVFFEVGTDPDVAAVNVQNRVTTILDELPEEVIRAGVTTEKEVNSMLMYLNITSTDPSQDEQFIYNFTDINVLQELKRIDGVGRAEIMGQKEYSMRVWLDPQKMAAYSISADEVITSLQKQNISAAPGKVGETSGKTSSQLQYVIKYKGKFFEPKQYEEVPIRSDVDGTILKLKDIAKVEFGAMNYGMVSKTDGRPSASIMMKQRPGSNASEVIESVKAKMEELKVTSFPPGMEYNMAYDVSRFLDASISAVLTTLIEAFILVGIVVFIFLQDWRSTLIPVLAVPVALVGTFAFMNMLDFSVNLLTLFALVLAIGIVVDNAIVVVEAVHVKMEEGMNAMDATISATKEIAGAVVAITIVMSAVFIPVAFLDGPVGVFYRQFSLTLAISIVISGVNALTLTPALCAIILKPHNHHKKKTIIDRAFQSFNTGFERLTNGYVGILSKFATRTTVTFGLLFLFVGLTFVTSKFLPTGFIPMEDQGMVYISVTTPQGATVERTEKVLDEVTVIAKKIKGVENVTTLAGYSIVTEIAGSSYGMAMINLKDWKERNISVNDLIAELSDKTKSIADAQIEIFAPPTVPGFGNTSGFELRLLDRTGGTIENTDKITKDFVKKLNEAPELQNNFTSFDATFPQYMINVDYDMAAKKGVSVDNAMSTLQTMLGSYYATNFIRFSQMYKVMVQASPEHRDTPESILNLYLKNDKGEMVPFSTFITIEKVYGPEVLTRYNMYMSAMINGEPADGYSSGDAIEAVERVAKEVLPRGFDIEWSGMTREEILSGNQTVYIFAICLLFVYLLLAAQYESFLLPMPVLLSLPTGIFGSYIALVLMGLDNNIYAQVALVMLIGLLAKNAILIVEFAVARNKQGFDIIPAAIEGARQRLRPILMTSFAFVAGLIPLCIASGAGAIGNRSIGTAAAGGMLIGTIFGLVVIPGLYIFFAKLENKKKDEKIKS
- a CDS encoding efflux transporter outer membrane subunit; the protein is MKRLNHRNILYGVASLTLVSCAVPKVTELKKAQELPEEIIKADKNKSPDEFQQINLKAYFTDPQLLELFDKVVQANPDFQIAQQRVEIANSFLQRSKMDLLPSLEVGVEASGNRYGKYTMEGVGNYDTNLSPNITENQKINRDFTPNYWLGARSSWEIDAWGKLKNKKIAAQKKFLASTEGLRLLQVELFTDIANLYYQLVALDNRLAIYQKNYKLHQRAFEIVLAQREVGKATELAVQQFKAQNNNWLAEIEHIRVEIVTVEQAITTLTGSYGGEVKRGKILMPTNMQVLNKTINVENVIHSRPDVAANYYVLEASQADAKAARAAFYPKIDLGAGFGLNSFSVETFFKPSSLAGQLLGGLMVPVFNKGQLKYEFKVASKEQEIAFLNYQKSITTAFNELQSILKQTKIYERVLKLKSEEVGFLDRGVEVSNDLYLTGYANYFELINSQKSKLTAELDLLQFQHQNTRNNVLLFKALGGKLD